The Streptomyces spororaveus genome includes a region encoding these proteins:
- a CDS encoding GNAT family N-acetyltransferase — translation MEPTTLSTDRLVLRPFVLADEAEVYAAAQDPDIQRWTLVPSPYKKEDAHTWVTETAPGGWRAGTAFPFAVRLGAAGPLVASVGLHVHSAESYEVGYWAVKEHRGRGYMTEAVLAVARWAFTELGIGRLEWRAEVGNTGSRAVAEKAGFQVEGLLRAGIIQRGTYRDCWIGALLPSDLGLTPAMPYLPPTAA, via the coding sequence ATGGAGCCCACGACACTGAGCACGGACCGATTGGTACTGCGGCCTTTCGTCCTCGCGGACGAGGCCGAGGTCTACGCCGCGGCACAGGACCCGGACATCCAGCGCTGGACGCTGGTCCCCTCCCCCTACAAGAAGGAGGACGCGCACACCTGGGTGACCGAGACCGCGCCCGGCGGCTGGCGCGCCGGCACGGCCTTCCCCTTCGCCGTACGCCTGGGAGCCGCGGGCCCGCTGGTCGCGTCCGTCGGCCTGCACGTCCACAGCGCGGAGAGCTACGAGGTCGGCTACTGGGCGGTCAAGGAGCACCGCGGCCGGGGCTACATGACCGAGGCGGTCCTGGCCGTCGCCCGCTGGGCCTTCACCGAGCTCGGCATCGGGCGCCTGGAGTGGCGGGCCGAGGTGGGCAACACGGGCTCCCGCGCCGTGGCCGAGAAGGCGGGCTTCCAGGTCGAGGGCCTCCTGCGGGCCGGCATCATCCAGCGCGGCACGTACCGCGACTGCTGGATCGGTGCCCTCCTCCCCTCCGACCTGGGCCTGACCCCGGCGATGCCCTACCTCCCACCGACCGCCGCCTGA
- a CDS encoding winged helix-turn-helix domain-containing protein, with the protein MTSLPPPTVSLSADEARRIALRAQGFLGAPDRRGGVRGVLRHLGAVQLDTISVLARSHELIPYARLGAVGRDTVEQAYWSDRHAFEYWSHAACILPIEEWPHFAFRRRARRARGHRWHVLQDKERSTRAVLDRLRADGPLTSTELGGAKNGGEWFEWSETKIAVEWLLDTGEVVCSERRGWKRVYDLPERAVPDALLHDDLDDRECVRRLVALAGRSLGVGTRADIADYHRLKGEEFDAVVAESGLVPVEVEGWSKPAWADPAALAEAPRGRHRTTLLSPFDSLVWDRPRTERIFGFTHRLEAYVPKPKRIHGYFAMPLLAGGRLQGRVDPAREGRTLVARQLSLTSPKAAGPMAQALREAAEWVGCDEVRVERASSPAEAAAVTAELAAR; encoded by the coding sequence ATGACCAGCCTGCCGCCGCCGACCGTGTCCCTCTCCGCCGACGAGGCCCGCCGCATCGCCCTGCGGGCGCAGGGCTTCCTCGGGGCACCCGACCGCCGCGGAGGGGTCCGCGGGGTCCTGCGCCACCTGGGCGCCGTGCAGCTGGACACCATCTCGGTCCTGGCCCGCTCGCACGAGCTGATCCCCTACGCCCGCCTGGGCGCGGTCGGCCGGGACACCGTGGAGCAGGCCTACTGGTCGGACCGGCACGCCTTCGAGTACTGGTCGCACGCGGCCTGCATCCTGCCCATCGAGGAATGGCCGCACTTCGCGTTCCGCCGCCGGGCCCGCCGGGCGCGCGGCCACCGCTGGCACGTCCTGCAGGACAAGGAGCGCTCGACGCGGGCGGTGCTGGACCGGCTCCGCGCCGACGGCCCGCTGACCTCCACCGAGCTGGGCGGCGCCAAGAACGGCGGCGAGTGGTTCGAGTGGTCCGAGACCAAGATCGCGGTGGAGTGGCTGCTCGACACCGGCGAGGTGGTGTGCAGCGAGCGCCGCGGCTGGAAGCGGGTCTACGACCTCCCCGAGCGGGCCGTTCCCGACGCGCTGCTCCACGACGACCTGGACGACCGCGAGTGCGTACGCCGCCTGGTCGCCCTGGCCGGCCGGTCCCTCGGGGTCGGCACCCGCGCGGACATCGCGGACTACCACCGCCTCAAGGGCGAGGAGTTCGACGCGGTGGTCGCGGAATCCGGGCTGGTCCCGGTCGAGGTGGAGGGCTGGTCCAAGCCCGCGTGGGCGGACCCGGCGGCGCTCGCGGAGGCCCCCAGGGGCCGCCACCGCACGACGCTGCTGTCGCCCTTCGACTCCCTGGTCTGGGACCGCCCCCGGACCGAGCGGATCTTCGGCTTCACGCACCGCCTGGAGGCGTACGTGCCCAAGCCCAAGCGGATACACGGGTACTTCGCGATGCCGCTGCTGGCGGGCGGCCGGCTCCAGGGCCGCGTCGACCCGGCCCGGGAGGGCCGCACGCTGGTCGCCCGGCAGCTCTCGCTGACCTCCCCGAAGGCCGCGGGCCCGATGGCTCAGGCCCTGCGGGAGGCCGCGGAATGGGTCGGCTGTGACGAGGTGCGCGTCGAGCGCGCGAGTTCACCCGCGGAAGCCGCGGCCGTCACGGCGGAACTCGCCGCGCGCTGA
- the hpf gene encoding ribosome hibernation-promoting factor, HPF/YfiA family, translating into MDIVVKGRKTEVPERFRKHVAEKLNPERIQKLDAKVISLDVEVSKEHNPRQADRSDRVEITLRSRGPVIRAEAAAADAYAALDLAQDKLEARLRKQHDKRYTRRGNGRLSAAEVADVVPGVASLNGSGQPVSEEKTDGVPITRIGSIEVQGEGPLIVREKTHSAAPMSLDQALYEMELVGHDFYLFVDSETKMPSVVYRRHAYDYGVIHVNPDGASTSEEPRGGAGGALGG; encoded by the coding sequence GTGGACATCGTCGTCAAGGGCCGCAAGACCGAGGTGCCCGAGCGGTTCCGCAAGCACGTGGCCGAGAAGCTGAATCCGGAGCGGATCCAGAAGCTCGACGCCAAGGTGATCAGCTTGGACGTCGAGGTGTCCAAGGAGCACAACCCGCGCCAGGCCGACCGTTCCGACCGCGTGGAGATCACCCTGCGTTCGCGGGGCCCGGTGATCCGGGCCGAGGCCGCCGCCGCCGACGCGTACGCGGCGCTCGACCTGGCTCAGGACAAGCTGGAGGCCCGGCTGCGCAAGCAGCACGACAAGCGTTACACCCGCCGTGGCAACGGCCGGCTCTCGGCGGCGGAGGTCGCCGACGTGGTGCCGGGCGTCGCCTCGCTGAACGGCAGCGGTCAGCCGGTGTCCGAGGAGAAGACGGACGGGGTACCGATCACCCGGATCGGATCCATCGAGGTGCAGGGCGAAGGCCCGCTCATCGTCCGCGAGAAGACCCACTCGGCCGCACCCATGTCACTCGACCAGGCCCTGTACGAGATGGAACTGGTCGGCCACGACTTCTATCTGTTCGTCGACTCCGAGACGAAGATGCCCAGTGTTGTCTACCGCCGCCATGCCTATGACTACGGCGTCATCCACGTGAACCCGGACGGTGCCTCCACCTCGGAGGAGCCGCGGGGCGGCGCCGGTGGCGCGCTCGGCGGCTGA
- a CDS encoding response regulator, which produces MADSFGPVRGDGDVAGCRGTDPTQEPAREPIRVLVVDDHALFRRGLEIVLAQEEDIQVVGEAGDGAEAVDKAADLLPDIVLMDVRMPRRGGIEACTSIKEVAPSAKIIMLTISDEEADLYDAIKAGATGYLLKEISTDEVATAIRAVADGQSQISPSMASKLLTEFKSMIQRTDERRLVPAPRLTDRELEVLKLVATGMNNRDIAKQLFISENTVKNHVRNILEKLQLHSRMEAVVYAMREKILEIR; this is translated from the coding sequence ATGGCGGACAGCTTCGGGCCGGTGCGCGGGGACGGCGACGTCGCGGGCTGCCGCGGGACGGACCCGACGCAGGAGCCCGCCCGGGAGCCCATCAGGGTGCTCGTGGTCGACGACCACGCGCTGTTCCGGCGGGGACTGGAGATCGTCCTCGCGCAGGAGGAGGACATCCAGGTCGTCGGCGAGGCCGGGGACGGGGCGGAGGCCGTGGACAAGGCGGCCGACCTGCTTCCGGACATCGTGCTGATGGACGTGCGGATGCCCCGGCGCGGCGGGATCGAGGCGTGCACCTCGATCAAGGAGGTGGCCCCCTCCGCGAAGATCATCATGCTGACGATCAGCGACGAGGAGGCGGACCTCTACGACGCGATCAAGGCGGGTGCGACCGGGTACCTGCTGAAGGAGATCTCGACGGACGAGGTGGCCACGGCGATCCGGGCGGTGGCGGACGGCCAGTCGCAGATCAGTCCGTCGATGGCGTCGAAGCTGCTCACCGAGTTCAAGTCGATGATCCAGCGGACGGACGAGCGGCGGCTGGTGCCCGCGCCGAGGCTGACGGACCGGGAACTCGAGGTCCTGAAACTGGTGGCCACCGGTATGAACAACCGTGATATCGCCAAGCAGTTGTTCATTTCCGAGAACACCGTGAAGAACCACGTCCGCAACATCCTGGAGAAGCTGCAGCTGCACTCCAGGATGGAGGCCGTGGTCTACGCGATGCGGGAAAAGATTCTCGAAATCCGCTGA